In Salvelinus namaycush isolate Seneca chromosome 17, SaNama_1.0, whole genome shotgun sequence, one genomic interval encodes:
- the LOC120062301 gene encoding zinc finger CCHC domain-containing protein 7-like isoform X1, with translation MMMGHQNDEEEGGNKDNRFYIEASSSSEGELGFSQYKQSSSPRAPQATGGNSPLVLAFPLSSGRALRDVSPLDSSPSPTSRRSLHSERDLDLEYDDEPLEEWMILGGEEQEGDRYIQLNLGCWSSSSESPSGTEDEELNAKYALKHNWAIIEKDKPRPYRYFTSDRSLTCHNCNKTGHLAKGCTTPRRRPTCVLCGLQGHVQRACPGRHCHSCGLPSHGYHPCPEPPFWNQHCHRCGMAGHLSDACPDTWRQFHFTTQQEVPLRPHVDHTHKHYRHTAHCYNCSRRGHLGHECTQRRMVSGTFASLPYVCHYDNKKDIVKLNTRIHRKARELQEEGFMPLLERQRTYVTPGGSSEEERPSPAPGRKRSLEGRRKTWPERRRERREVKKLRREAQARRAVGTTKWGSDEVVYTRDHFKNPHREPIPPPQKKRRREERRESRSEERSRKNRESERWKKRGGLKRGYLYPRDDLGPMYDHLLSPKNRVRIS, from the exons ATGATGATGGGCCACCAGAATGATGAGGAAGAGGGTGGTAATAAAGACAACAGATTCTACATCGAGGCCTCCAGCAGCTCAGAAGGTGAGCTGGGGTTTAGTCAGTACAAACAGTCCAGCTCACCGAGAGCTCCCCAGGCCACTGGAGGAAACTCTCCCCTAGTTCTTGCCTTCCCTCTCTCGTCTGGCCGAGCTCTACGGGACGTGTCGCCACTGGACAGCAGCCCAAGCCCAACCTCCAGGCGAAGCCTCCACTCAGAGCGGGACCTGGACCTGGAGTATGATGACGAACCCCTAGAGGAGTGGATGAtcctgggaggagaggagcaggagggAGACAGGTACATCCAGCTCAACCTGGGGTGCTGGAGCAGCAGTTCAGAGTCGCCTTCTGGAACAGAGG ATGAAGAACTGAATGCAAAATATGCTCTCAAACACAACTGGGCCATAATAGAGAAGGACAAG CCACGCCCATACCGCTATTTCACCTCTGACCGGAGCCTCACCTGTCACAACTGCAACAAGACTGGACACCTGGCCAAGGGCTGTACCACCCCgagg AGGCGACCCACCTGTGTGTTGTGTGGGCTCCAGGGCCATGTCCAGAGGGCCTGTCCAGGCCGGCACTGCCACAGCTGTGGGCTCCCCTCACACGGGTACCATCCCTGCCCTGAACCCCCTTTCTGGAACCAGCACTGCCACCGCTGTGGGATGGCTGGCCACCTATCagac GCTTGTCCGGATACATGGAGACAATTCCACTTCACA ACTCAGCAGGAGGTTCCCCTCAGGCCACACGTTGACCACACCCACAAACACTACAGACACACCGCTCACTGCTACAACTGCTCCAGGAGAGGACACCTCGGCCAT gagtgTACTCAGAGGAGGATGGTCAGTGGGACGTTTGCCTCGCTCCCCTACGTCTGTCACTACGACAACAAGAAGGACATCGTCAAACTGAACACCAGGATACACAGAAAAGCCAGag AGCTACAGGAGGAGGGCTTCATGCCTCTGTTAGAGCGCCAGAGGACCTACGTGACACCAGGGGGCAGTAGTGAAGAGGAGCGGCCCTCCCCAGCTCCAGGGAGGAAGAGAAGCCTGGAGGGCAGGAGGAAGACGTGGCCGGAGAGACGCAGGGAGAGACGGGAGGTGAAGAAGCTGAGGAGAGAGGCCCAAGCCAGGAGAGCGGTTGGGACGACCAAATGGGGCTCAGACGAGGTTGTTTACACCAGGGACCACTTTAAGAACCCCCACAGAGAACCCATACCTCCCCCTCAGAAGAAGAGACGCcgtgaggaaaggagggagagcaGGAGTGAGGAGAGGAGTAGGAAGAATAGAGAATCAGAGAGgtggaagaagagaggagggctGAAGCGTGGGTACCTGTACCCCCGTGATGACTTGGGACCCATGTATGATCACCTCCTCTCCCCCAAAAATAGGGTGCGGATTTCATAA
- the LOC120062301 gene encoding zinc finger CCHC domain-containing protein 7-like isoform X2 gives MMMGHQNDEEEGGNKDNRFYIEASSSSEGELGFSQYKQSSSPRAPQATGGNSPLVLAFPLSSGRALRDVSPLDSSPSPTSRRSLHSERDLDLEYDDEPLEEWMILGGEEQEGDRYIQLNLGCWSSSSESPSGTEDEELNAKYALKHNWAIIEKDKPRPYRYFTSDRSLTCHNCNKTGHLAKGCTTPRGHVQRACPGRHCHSCGLPSHGYHPCPEPPFWNQHCHRCGMAGHLSDACPDTWRQFHFTTQQEVPLRPHVDHTHKHYRHTAHCYNCSRRGHLGHECTQRRMVSGTFASLPYVCHYDNKKDIVKLNTRIHRKARELQEEGFMPLLERQRTYVTPGGSSEEERPSPAPGRKRSLEGRRKTWPERRRERREVKKLRREAQARRAVGTTKWGSDEVVYTRDHFKNPHREPIPPPQKKRRREERRESRSEERSRKNRESERWKKRGGLKRGYLYPRDDLGPMYDHLLSPKNRVRIS, from the exons ATGATGATGGGCCACCAGAATGATGAGGAAGAGGGTGGTAATAAAGACAACAGATTCTACATCGAGGCCTCCAGCAGCTCAGAAGGTGAGCTGGGGTTTAGTCAGTACAAACAGTCCAGCTCACCGAGAGCTCCCCAGGCCACTGGAGGAAACTCTCCCCTAGTTCTTGCCTTCCCTCTCTCGTCTGGCCGAGCTCTACGGGACGTGTCGCCACTGGACAGCAGCCCAAGCCCAACCTCCAGGCGAAGCCTCCACTCAGAGCGGGACCTGGACCTGGAGTATGATGACGAACCCCTAGAGGAGTGGATGAtcctgggaggagaggagcaggagggAGACAGGTACATCCAGCTCAACCTGGGGTGCTGGAGCAGCAGTTCAGAGTCGCCTTCTGGAACAGAGG ATGAAGAACTGAATGCAAAATATGCTCTCAAACACAACTGGGCCATAATAGAGAAGGACAAG CCACGCCCATACCGCTATTTCACCTCTGACCGGAGCCTCACCTGTCACAACTGCAACAAGACTGGACACCTGGCCAAGGGCTGTACCACCCCgagg GGCCATGTCCAGAGGGCCTGTCCAGGCCGGCACTGCCACAGCTGTGGGCTCCCCTCACACGGGTACCATCCCTGCCCTGAACCCCCTTTCTGGAACCAGCACTGCCACCGCTGTGGGATGGCTGGCCACCTATCagac GCTTGTCCGGATACATGGAGACAATTCCACTTCACA ACTCAGCAGGAGGTTCCCCTCAGGCCACACGTTGACCACACCCACAAACACTACAGACACACCGCTCACTGCTACAACTGCTCCAGGAGAGGACACCTCGGCCAT gagtgTACTCAGAGGAGGATGGTCAGTGGGACGTTTGCCTCGCTCCCCTACGTCTGTCACTACGACAACAAGAAGGACATCGTCAAACTGAACACCAGGATACACAGAAAAGCCAGag AGCTACAGGAGGAGGGCTTCATGCCTCTGTTAGAGCGCCAGAGGACCTACGTGACACCAGGGGGCAGTAGTGAAGAGGAGCGGCCCTCCCCAGCTCCAGGGAGGAAGAGAAGCCTGGAGGGCAGGAGGAAGACGTGGCCGGAGAGACGCAGGGAGAGACGGGAGGTGAAGAAGCTGAGGAGAGAGGCCCAAGCCAGGAGAGCGGTTGGGACGACCAAATGGGGCTCAGACGAGGTTGTTTACACCAGGGACCACTTTAAGAACCCCCACAGAGAACCCATACCTCCCCCTCAGAAGAAGAGACGCcgtgaggaaaggagggagagcaGGAGTGAGGAGAGGAGTAGGAAGAATAGAGAATCAGAGAGgtggaagaagagaggagggctGAAGCGTGGGTACCTGTACCCCCGTGATGACTTGGGACCCATGTATGATCACCTCCTCTCCCCCAAAAATAGGGTGCGGATTTCATAA